The sequence GTTTTCATCTATGAACGGCTCGCCGCCGTTGTCATCAAAGGGCTCTCCGGGATCGTACACCCCATTCCCGTTGGTGTCATAAAACGTCTCTTCCCCCATCGTCACGGCCAGAACGGAGACCCTTCCGTCCCTCGGGTTGGGTTCCAGAAGATCATACAATCCGTTGCTGTTCAGATCATTAAACAGCACGGTCTCGTTCCCGATCGGGTTCAAATCCTGTCGCGGATCGGTATCGACCGGCAGTCGGTTCTGAGTCCGGAATAGAACCGTTGTTTCACCTTTATCATCCGTAACTCCCTGGCGGTCGATCGCGCCGGCCTCGGTATAAAAGGAAACAGCGGTGCCCTGAAGTACATTGAAATTCCCGAATCGATCGGCCATGAACGCGCTGATGTTCGCCTGCTCATTGTCGTAGGCCAGACCGGCGAGGTTATGAATATCGGCCGCAACGCTGAAGAATCGGGCCGAGGGAACTCCTCCGCCGATCGAAAGCGGTGTCGAGGTACTAAAGATCTCACCCGAATCAAACGTCCCGTTGCCATTGGCGTCGATGAAGGCCAGGATGCGCGTCGGGCCGGCCACGAACCCGCTTTTCAGAAAGGTCTTGGCCACCCCCCCGACCGTCGCGGCGGCCGGAGGATCGATCGCGGCCCCCCCGCCCGGATTCATGCCGTTTAGAAACTGGAAATTAACCACCGTCCCATCCCCGATCGGCAACCCTTCCGTATCGGTGACGCTGAAGGAAACTTCGGACACCTCGGCCTGACCCGCGCCTTTGATGCCGACCACCTGAGGGTTCGCCTGAAGAAACTGGATCCCCAGAACCGGCAGGGCCTGAATCACAACGGGCGCCGATGCGGTGATGCTCCCGGCCGTGGCCGAGATCGTGAGGCTGCCGGCCGTCGTGCCCGCCACAAAGCTCGCGCTCGCGAGGCCCGCGCCGCCGGCGGTCGGAACGGTCAGCGTACTGGCCAGACTCGACCCGCTGGACAGATTACCCAGAGTCGAGTCGCTCAAGGTGAACGTAACCGAGGTATTGTCCGGAACAGGACTCCCATTGCAGTCAAAAATGGCCGCCGTGACGCTGGTGATCGCACGAACGGTCATCGGCGAGGCCGGATTCAAGGTCACCGTCATCGGCGTCGGCGCATTGGACGGGATGCCGGCGCACGCAACCGTCACGCTCACGTCATTACTCTTGATCGTTCCATTGGCTGCGCCGATTGTGACGGGGCCGCCGAGAGCCACTCCGGTGACCAGCCCGTTGTTACTCACAGCAGCCACGGTCGGATCGCTGGAACTCCAAACATAAGAGACGCCGGTGATCGTATTGTTGGCGGCGTCCAGGCCCGTCGGTACGAGTTGCAACGTTTGACCTTTGGCGATGGTAAACGGTCCCCCGGACCCCGTGGCGTCCGCAACCTGAATCGATTTGACGACGGACGATGTCGTGTTGGTAATACCCGGAGCATTCGAAACGTTCACATTGGGATTGCTTTTGCAGGCCGTTGCCATGCCCAGAAGCGCCAGGACCCCAAGCCATCTGACCGCCGACCGTTTCATACCGCCTCCTCCAATGAATGCCTGTCGGTAACGCCGGATAAAACCAACCAACCCAATTCGGTATACAGATGTCCCGTCTTTACTTGCTGCAATTGTCATAGTTGCCCA is a genomic window of Nitrospiria bacterium containing:
- a CDS encoding Ig-like domain-containing protein, whose protein sequence is MKRSAVRWLGVLALLGMATACKSNPNVNVSNAPGITNTTSSVVKSIQVADATGSGGPFTIAKGQTLQLVPTGLDAANNTITGVSYVWSSSDPTVAAVSNNGLVTGVALGGPVTIGAANGTIKSNDVSVTVACAGIPSNAPTPMTVTLNPASPMTVRAITSVTAAIFDCNGSPVPDNTSVTFTLSDSTLGNLSSGSSLASTLTVPTAGGAGLASASFVAGTTAGSLTISATAGSITASAPVVIQALPVLGIQFLQANPQVVGIKGAGQAEVSEVSFSVTDTEGLPIGDGTVVNFQFLNGMNPGGGAAIDPPAAATVGGVAKTFLKSGFVAGPTRILAFIDANGNGTFDSGEIFSTSTPLSIGGGVPSARFFSVAADIHNLAGLAYDNEQANISAFMADRFGNFNVLQGTAVSFYTEAGAIDRQGVTDDKGETTVLFRTQNRLPVDTDPRQDLNPIGNETVLFNDLNSNGLYDLLEPNPRDGRVSVLAVTMGEETFYDTNGNGVYDPGEPFDDNGGEPFIDEN